The proteins below come from a single Corylus avellana chromosome ca3, CavTom2PMs-1.0 genomic window:
- the LOC132174257 gene encoding scopoletin 8-hydroxylase: MAPSFNNGNSLFDFVVRDGNGVKGLADLGLSAVPDRYIQPPEERIEKQKAISGHIVAPIDLSKLDGPSHEQVVEQIAGAAEALGFFQVVNHGVPVELLESLKDAAHNFFAQTPEKKAIYRSPPVKYGTSFAPEKEKALEWKDYISMAYTSDADALQYWPMECKEVAVEYLKAITKMVRKVVEILIGKLGVTLDLDDSIMNGLVARKMVNMNFYPTCPNPELTVGVGRHSDMGTLTVLLQDGIGGLYVKLEEDFDALKKGEWMEIPPIPGALVINVGDVLQIVSNGRYKSAEHRVRTSSNESRVSIPVFTAPKPSEKIGPLPQVLETDGVARYRQVVFQEYMNNFFGNPHQGKKSLDFAKP; encoded by the exons ATGGCTCCAAGTTTCAACAATGGAAACTCACTATTTGACTTTGTCGTCAGAGATGGCAACGGTGTCAAAGGATTGGCGGACTTAGGCCTATCAGCGGTGCCGGACCGATACATCCAACCTCCGGAGGAGCgaatagagaagcaaaaagcCATTTCTGGTCACATAGTCGCACCAATTGATTTATCAAAGCTTGATGGGCCTAGCCATGAGCAGGTAGTGGAACAGATTGCTGGGGCTGCTGAGGCCCTTGGGTTCTTCCAAGTTGTGAACCATGGTGTGCCCGTCGAGTTGCTGGAGTCGCTGAAAGATGCAGCGCACAACTTCTTCGCCCAAACGCCTGAGAAGAAAGCTATTTACCGCAGCCCGCCGGTGAAGTATGGGACAAGCTTTGCGCCGGAGAAAGAGAAAGCATTGGAGTGGAAGGATTATATTAGCATGGCATACACCTCTGATGCTGATGCTCTTCAGTATTGGCCAATGGAGTGCAA GGAAGTGGCGGTTGAGTACCTAAAGGCAATAACGAAAATGGTGAGAAAAGTAGTGGAGATTCTGATAGGGAAGCTTGGGGTGACACTGGATCTGGATGATTCCATAATGAATGGCCTCGTGGCTAGAAAAATGGTTAACATGAACTTCTATCCAACGTGTCCCAATCCGGAGCTGACAGTTGGCGTAGGAAGACACTCGGACATGGGCACCCTAACTGTGTTACTACAAGATGGAATCGGAGGTTTATATGTCAAACTTGAAGAAGATTTCGATGCTCTAAAAAAGGGAGAGTGGATGGAGATTCCACCTATCCCCGGTGCCCTCGTCATCAACGTCGGGGATGTGCTACAg ATAGTAAGTAATGGAAGGTATAAAAGCGCAGAACATAGGGTGCGTACGAGCAGCAATGAATCCAGAGTGTCAATCCCAGTATTTACAGCCCCTAAACCCAGCGAGAAGATAGGGCCGCTACCTCAAGTGCTGGAGACAGATGGAGTGGCTCGTTACCGCCAGGTTGTGTTTCAGGAATACATGAACAACTTTTTCGGGAATCCTCATCAAGGAAAGAAATCCCTTGATTTCGCTAAGCCTTGA